The DNA window GGGCCTCGGCTCTCGTTGAAAAGAGTTGCCTATGCATGGTTTCGTTTTTCAGGTTTGAAAAGAAGCTTTCCGCCACGGCATTGTCCCAACAATTGCCTTTGCGACTCATGCTCGGCAGCGCCCCGTGTTTGGCTAGCAGGTTGCGGTAGTCGGCGCAGCCGTACACGGAGCCTTGGTCGCTGTGGAAGATGATCCCGGGCGCAGGTCGCCGGTGTTCCATCGCCATGGACAACGCCGCCATCGGTAACGTGGCCGCCTGCCTGGTGTCCGTCGACCAGCCCACCACCCGGCGTGCGAACAAGTCCAGTACCACGGCCAGATGCAAGAATCCCTCTTTAGTGCGCAGCACTGTCATATCGCCGACCCACACCTGGTTCGGAGCGCCGACCTGAAAGGCGCGCTTGACCAAGTCCGGCGCTGGTGGCAGCACCCGTTCTTTCGCCTTGCTGGCGCGAAAACGCTTGGCGCGGGTAGTTTGTATGCCCTCCAGCTTTCTCAGCCTGGCCACGCGGTGTTTTCCACAACAGATGCCTGCGCTATTGAGCAGGCGCCACGTTTTCAATATCCCGGGTGCCGAGCGGTGGCGCATATGGATCTTGACGATCTCTTGGCGCATGGCCAGATCTTCCCGGCTTCGCAGGCTCGGCGGTGCCGTCTTGAAGGCGTAGTAGCCGCTGCGGCCCACGTCGAGCGCCAGACACAGCGCTTTGACTGAAAACTCGCTTCGATGCTCGTCGATGACGGCGTACTTCACTTCTTGAGGCGAGTTAAGTACGCATCTAACTTTTTTAGGATGGCCAGCTCCTGTTCGGCCTTGGCCAGTTGGCGACGCAGTTGCTCGACCTCGCTCAATTCACTGACCGCAGGACGACCTGGCGAGCGCAATTGGCCGCCAGATGGCTGCTCTTCGAGCTGCTTGGCCCATTTGTAGAGCTGATTACGACGCAAACCAAGCTCCAACGCCAAGGCCGTCGCGCTCTGCTTGTCATCATGTAGCCGGGAGATCGCAGCGCGCTTGAATTCATCCGTAAACACGGCCCGCTGCTTCGGCACCGGCTCCGCCGATGTCGGAATGATCTCTCGTTTGGAAGGTGACTGTTTCTTTTCCATGAATATCCTCTCAGGACGTATTGTCCTCTATTTGGATGTCCATGAAACCCGGGCTATCTCAACCTGACCCCCGTCGGTTTTGGTGATCGATACTCTTTTTGGTATCGAAAACCCGAAAAAATTGATTGGTTTGTTTTTTGCTCAGCCCCTAAGATGAAATCCGAAAGTTGCACCCCAGCGTGGCAACTCTCCCATAAGACAGATAACAGACAAACACTGGAGACCTATGAACTACCCAGCATCCGGGACTTGCGAGTCCCAGGCGAAGCATCGCCTCGTCCTCAAATCCAGCGTTGCAGTACTGGCCGCGGCCGGCCTTCTGAGCGCCTTCCCTGTTTTGGCACAAGATACATCGGCCGCTCCAGCTGTCACCGCGCCCGCCGCCGCTGAAACCCCGGCTCCCGCAGCCGCCGACACCACGTCCGCCCCAGCAGCCGTCGTCACCGTGACCGGCGTGCGCCGCGCCGCGCAGACCGCGCAGAAGATCAAGCAGGATTCGGACAACGTCATCGATTCGATCGTCGCCGACGACATCGGCAAATTCCCCGACACGAACGTGGCGCAAACCCTGGCCCGCGTCAGCGGCATCCAGGTGCGCCGCAACGGCGGCGAGGCCGATACCGTGCTAATTCGCGGCTTGCCAGGCATCGCCACCTTGATTAACGGCCGTGAGATGTTCACCACCACCGGCCGCTTTATCAAGCTGGCCGACATCCCTTCGACCATGCTGCAGCGCGCCGACGTCTACAAGTCGCAGAGTGCCGACCAGGTGGAGGGTGGCATCGCCGGTATCATCGACGTGCGCACCAACCGTCCGTTCGACTTCAAGGAATTCACCGCCAGCGCGCAGGTCGGCGCCAAGAACAAGGACAAGGCCAAGGCCACCGATCCTGAATTGTCCGGCATGGTGTCGAACCGCTGGAAAACCGGCATCGGCGAAGTGGGTGCCTTGTTCGGCGTGTCGTCGATCAAGGACCGCTTCCAGGAGGAGCGCGCGTTCCAGACCTTCCCGATCGATAAAAGCTTTGCCGCGCCCAACCTGACCGGTCCCGATCTGGTCGGCCTGCAGGGCGTGCACGGCCAGCGCAAGCGCCAGGCCGCGAACTTCGCGCTGCAGTGGAAGCCGAGCGCCGATCTGGAAGTGTATGCCGAGGGCCTGCATTCGGTGTTGAAAAACACCGAGGAGACCGATTTCTTCGTCGGCCTGCCATGGGCCACGTCGCCGGATCAGATCAGTGTCACCAAGATCCCCGGCACCAACCAGACCGACACCATCACGTCGACCAACGCGTTCACCATCCTGTCGACGCAGGGCCGCGAGAATACCAGCACCGCGTCGCAGTACGCGGTTGGCGCCAACTGGCGCATTTCGCCGGGCCTGCGCGCGACCACCGAGCTGGCGACCACGCGCAGCAAATTCGACTGGGTCAATCCTATCCTGGATACCACTTTCAATGCCGACAACGTGTTCGTCAAGACCAACGTCAACGGCGGCGCGTTCGTGCAGTATCAGAGCCCGGCCCTGAACGATCCAAGCAAGATCTTCCTGTCGCAGTTCTTCGACCGCTATGGCAAGGATCGCGGCAAGTCGACCGACTGGCGCGGCGACGTGACCTACTCGCCAGAAGCCGACGGCTTCTTCAAGGAGTTCGGCGCCGGCCTGCGCCTGAACGAGCGCACCGCCAACTCGATCAAGTCGTTCGAGGGTAGCGTGCCGACTCCGGCCGGCATCGCCATGTCCAGCATTCCGGGCCTGTCGTGCAGCACCACGGAGTTTTCCGAGAATTACGGCACGCCGAAGTGGTCCACGCCTTGCGCCGGATATTTGATCGACAACGCCTCGGCGATTCGCGCCGCCGCCACCGGCAACGCCGCCGCCAGGGCGCTCGATCCCGCATCCTTCTTCTCCAACAAGGAGAAGAACTACGCCTTCTACGGCAAAGCGAAGGTCGGCTTTGACCTGGGCCAGTTCCCGGTCGATGGCGTGATCGGCGTGCGTGTGACCAAAACCGACTCGGATATCCAGGCCAACGACAGCGTCGACGGCGTCTTGGCGCCAACCACCAAGGACTCGTCCAATACCGAAGTGCTGCCAAGCGCGAATTTCAAGCTGGCGTTGCGCAAGGACTTGCTGGCGCGGTTCGCCTACGCGAAAACGATGACGCGTCCGGACTTCGGCCAACTCAATCCAGCCACCGCGTACATTAAACCGAACGGCACCACCAACGTGGCGACGGCGAGCGGCGGCAATTCGGACTTGAAGCCGTTCACCGCGCAGAACTTCGATACCTCGCTCGAGTGGTACTTCGCGCCGACCGGTTCCCTCAGCGGCACCGTGTTCCGTCATAACTTCGACGGCTACATCGTGAACCGTGTGGTATCGGAGACCTTCCAGGGCATTCCATACAATACCACCCGGCCGTTCAACACGGACAAGGGCCACCTGCAGGGCGTCGAGCTGGCGTACCAGCAGTTCTATGATGGCTTGCCCGGCTGGTTGAGCGGCTTCGGCTTGCAGGCCAACGTGACCTATAGTGAAGGCGGCGTGACCGCTTCGGACAACAAGGACATCGAAGGCAAGCCCTTTGCCGGCATGTCGCGCCTGTCGTACAACATCGTGGCGCTGTACGAGAAAGAGGGCTGGTCGGCGCGCCTGGCGTACAACTGGCGTTCGAAGTTCGTCGACACCTACGCGGAGACGCCGGACAGGAACAACAAGAAGCTGGCGCCTATGGATTTGATCGTCAAGCCGATGTCGTCGCTCGATGGTTCCCTGAGCTACAAGGTTAGCGATCATGTTACTGTCAACCTGACCGGCACCAATCTGCTGAATTTCAAGTTCCAGGACTACTGGTCGGATTCGAAGATCTTCCCACGCGACACGCGCCGCTATGACCGCACGGTCGGCCTGTCGATGAACCTGAAGTATTAATATTTCAACTATTGATGTCACCACGTCGTTAAAAACTATCCCGCTTCTGCGGGATAGCTGCATTTTTAAGAGGTCGTAAATGTCGAATCAAAAATTATCGCTGGTGGAAAAAGTGGGTTTTGGCGCCGGCGACATGGCGCTGAATGTGGTGATTTCGTCGATGATGTTGATCATCACGTTCTTCTACACCGATATCTACGGACTGAAAACCTCCGACCTGGCCTTGCTGTTCCTGGTCGTAAAATTCGTCGGCGCCATCGCCGACCTGGTCGTGGGCCAGCTCACCGACCGCTATGCCAGCGCGCGCATGGGCCGCTATCGCCCCTGGCTGCTGCTGCTCGCCGTCCCTTACGGCATCAGCGTGTTCTTCGTCTTCACCACGCCCGACTGGGGCTATGACGCGAAACTGATCTGGGCCTATTCGACCTACATCATCATGACCATCATGACGTCCGGCGTCGGCGTGGCCTACATCTCGCTGCCGAGCAGCCTGACCAACGATCCGCAGGAACGCCTGTCGGCCAACGGCTACCGCCTGTTCTTCGCCAAGATCGGCGCCTTCATGGTGACAGTAGTGGTGCCGGTGCTGTCCGAGCGCTGGGGCGGCGGCAACGCGGCCACCGGCTACCAGGCGGCGATGGCGGTGATGGCGGCGATGGGCGTGGCGCTGTTCCTGTTCTGCTTCTTCACCACCAAGGAGCGCGTCATCCACGTGGTGCAGCGCCAGTCGCTGTGGGCCCAACTCAAGGTGCTGCTGCAAAACGACCAGTGGCTGATCCTGTGCGGCGTCTGCGTGACCGGCACCATCGGCTACGTGCTGCGCGCCACGGCGGCGATCTACTATGTCAAATATTATCTGGGCGGCGACACCGCCACCGTGGCCACCTTCCTGTCGATCGGCGTGGTCGCCGCGATCCTGTCGATGGTCGCCTCGACCTGGATCACCAAGTTCTATTGCAAGGTCAAGCTGTTCCGCTGGAGCCAGATCGCCGTCGGCGTGATCAGCGCCGCGATCTACTTCTTCGTCAAGCCGGGCGACATCATGCTGGCGTTTGTGCTGTACTTCGTGCTGTCGTTCGTGGTGGACTTGCACGCGCCGGTGTTCTGGTCGGCCATCGCAGAGACCATCGACTACGGCCAGGTCAAGACCGGTAAGCGCGTCTCCGGCTTCGCCTTCGGCGGCATCTCGGTGTGCCAGAAGGCCGGCATGGGCGTGGCCGGCGCGCTGGCCGGCGGCCTGCTGACGTACTTCCAGTATCAGCCGAACCACGAGCAGACCGCTTTCGCGCTGCACGGCATCGTGTTGATGATGACCCTGATCCCCGGTTTCTTCCATACCTTGATGGGACTTTTGATGTTCAAATACCGGGTGACCGACGAGTATTACACGGAAGTGAAGAAGCAAATGGGAGCCGATTCTTATGTGGCAGTCTAATTTTTTGGAAAACGAAGCAATGGAAAGCAAAGACATACTGCAGCCGCTGATCGAACAGCGCGCCGATCCTTTTATCATCCGCCACAGCGACGGCTACTACTACTTCACCGCCTCTGTGCCGCAGTACGACCGCATTGAGCTGCGCCGGGCGAAAACCATCGCCGGCCTGGTCGACGCCGAGAAGGTCGATGTCTGGTTCAAGCCGGAGACCGGCATGTACAGCGAACTGGTTTGGGCGCCGGAGATCCATTTCAACCAGGGCGCCTGGTACGTCTACTTCGCCGCCGCGCCGAGCCGCGAGATCAAGCACAAGCTTTTCCAGCACCGCATGTACGCGATCCGCAACCAGAACGCCAATCCGCTGCAAGGCGAGTGGGAGTTCATGGGCCAGATCGACACCGGCATCGATACCTTCTGCCTGGACGCCACCACCTTCACCCACAACGGCCAGCTGTACTACCTGTGGGCGCAGAAGGACGTCGCCATCGAGGGCAACTCCAACCTGTACATCGCGCCGATGAAGACGCCGTGGCAGCTGGGCGGCCCGCCGGTCATGCTGAGCAAGCCGGAATTCGATTGGGAGATCCGTGGTTTCTGGGTCAACGAGGGTCCGTCGGTGCTGAAAAAGAACGGCAAGATCTTCATCAGCTATTCGGCCAGCGCCACCGACGAGAACTACGCCATGGGCCTGCTGTGGGCGGACGAAAACGCCGACCTGCTGGACCCGGCCTCGTGGACCAAACTGAAGGAACCGGTGCTGCAAACCTGCTTCGAGCACGGCGTCTATGGTCCTGGACATAACAGTTTCACCATTGGCGATGATGGCGAAACTGTCATGTTGGTTTATCATGCACGCACCTATACCGAGATTATCGGCGACCCGCTGTGGAATCCGGACCGTCACACCTATGTCAAGCCGCTCAAGTGGGACGGGCAGGGCATGCCGGTCTTCGGAAAGCCGTCGATCGCTTAACCCAGTTCGGCCGGTCGCTGCGCGACCGCCAAAGAATAATCGCGGCGGCCGGTGGGTTCATTCCCCCCGGCCGCCGCCCCATTTGAAAGCTGAAAGTCATATCATGCAAGCTTCGATCACTGAATCCCCGTTCGGCCAGATGGCCGACGGCCGCGACGTCACCCGCTATACGCTCACCAACGCCAACGGCATGATCGTCAAGATCATCAACCTGGGCGGCGCCATCACCGAAATCCGTGTGCCCGACCGCACTGGCACCCTGGCCGATGTCAATTGCGGCTACGACGACGTCGCCGCCTACATGGGCGAATCCCATTATTTCGGCGCGCTGATCGGCCGTTACGGCAACCGCATCGCCAACGCCCGCTTCACACTGGACGGCGAGACCTTTGCGCTGGACGTCAACAACGGGGCCAATCACCTGCACGGCGGGATCGACGGCTTCCACCGCCGCCTTTGGACCGGCGAAACCTTCACCACCCCGAATTCGGCAGGCCTGATACTGAGTTACGTCAGCGCGGACGGTGAGCAGGGCTATCCCGGTAATCTGGAAGTCACCGCCATCTATGAGCTGCGCAACGATAACGAATTGCGTATCGCTTTCCACGCCATCAGCGACAAGGCGACGCCGGTCAACCTGACCAACCACGCCTATTTCAACCTGGCCGGCAAGGGCGATATCCTGGGCCACGAGCTGACCATCGTGGCCGACGCCTATACGCCGATCGACGATGTGCAGATCCCGCTGGGCGATCTGCCGCCGGTCGAGGGCACGCCATTCGACTTCCGTACGCCCCATGCGATCGGCGAGCGTATCGACCAGGATGATGCGCAATTGCGCAACGGCTTTGGCTATGACCACAACTTCGTACTGAAAAAATCGAAGCCGGGCGCGCTGGAGATGGCGGCCCGTGTGCGCGATCCGGTCTCCGGCCGGGTGCTGGAGGTATGGAGCCAGGAGCCGGGCATCCAGTTCTACAGCGGAAATTTCATGAATGACAAGATGACCGGAAAAGGGCAGATCTACAGCTATCGCAGCGCCTTCTGCCTCGAACCGCAGCATTTCCCGGATTCCCCGAACCGGCCGGACTTCCCGTCGACGATCCTGCACCCAGGCCAGGAATACTCGACGGTGATGGCTTACCGCTTCAGTATCGACGCCTAAGTTTTCAATAAGCGGCCTTTCGCAGGGTGCCGATACCAGTTTTGATATCGAAGTTGATTAATAATTTATTGGAAAGATATCTCAGTCCATCTTAGTATGCTTTATCGATGCGGGGGCATGACATTCACGTCCCCGCACAGGAAAATACTGAGGAGAATTGCATGTCGGACAATGACAACAAGAAGGTAAAGCTGCGCTCCGCCGAATGGTTCGGCTCCCAAGACAAAAACGGTTTCATGTACCGCAGCTGGATGAAAAATCAGGGCATTCCTGATCACGAATTCCAGGGCAAACCGATCATCGGCATCTGCAACACGTGGTCTGAACTGACCCCTTGCAACGCCCACTTCCGCAAACTGGCGGAACACGTCAAACGTGGCATCCTCGAAGCCGGCGGCTTCCCGGTCGAATTCCCAGTCTTCTCCAACGGCGAATCGAATCTCCGTCCAACCGCCATGTTGACCCGTAACCTGGCCAGCATGGACGTTGAAGAATCCATCCGCGGCAATCCAATGGACGGCGTCGTACTGCTGGTCGGCTGCGACAAGACCACCCCTGCGCTGTTGATGGGCGCCGCCTCGGTCGACATCCCGACCATCGTCGTCACCGGCGGCCCTATGCTGAACGGTAAGCTGAACGGCAAGAACATCGGCTCGGGCACCGCCGTCTGGCAGTTGCACGAGCAGGTCAAGGCCGGCGAACTCAGTATGCACGACTTCCTCGCGGCCGAAGCTGGCCACTCCCGCTCCGCCGGCACCTGCAACACCATGGGCACCGCCTCGACGATGGCCTGCATGGCCGAATCGCTGGGTACCTCGCTGCCGCACAACGCCGCCATTCCGGCCGTCGACGCGCGCCGCTACGTGCTGGCCCACATGTCGGGCATGCGCATCGTCGACATGGTCAAGGAAGACTTGAAGCTGTCGAAGATCCTGACCAAGGAGAATTTCGAGAACGCGATCCGCGTCAACGCCGCCATCGGCGGTTCGACCAACGCCGTGATCCACCTGAAAGCTATCGCCGGCCGCATCGGCGTCGACCTGGAACTGGAAGACTGGACCCGTGTCGGTCGCGGCATGCCGACCATCGTCGATCTGCTGCCGTCGGGCCGCTTCCTGATGGAAGAGTTCTACTATGCGGGCGGCCTGCCGGCCGTGATCCGCCGCATGGGCGAGGGCAAGCTGCTGCCCAACCCGGACGCGCTGACCGTCAACGGCAAGACCATCTGGGAAAACTGCCAGGAAGCGCCGATCTACGACGACGAAGTGATTCGTCCGCTGGATAAGCCGCTGCTGAAGGATGGCGGCATCTGCATCCTGCGCGGCAACCTGGCGCCGCGCGGCGCCGTGCTGAAACCGTCGGCGGCGACGCCGGAACTGATGCAGCATCGCGGCCAGGCCGTGGTGTTCGAGGACTTTGAACACTACAAGAGCCGCATCATCGATCCGGATCTGGTGGTCGATGCGAACTCGGTGCTGGTGATGAAGAACTGCGGCCCGAAAGGTTATCCGGGCATGGCCGAAGTAGGGAATATGGGCCTGCCGCCTAAGCTGCTGGCGGCTGGCGTCAAGGACATGGTCCGCATCTCCGACGCCCGCATGAGCGGAACCGCCTACGGTACCGTCGTGCTGCACGTTGCGCCGGAAGCGATGGCCGGCGGCCCGCTGGGGATCGTCAAGGACGGCGACTGGATCACGCTGGATTGCGCAGGCGGTTTGCTGAACCTGGAAATCTCGGACGCCGAAATGGCCGAACGCCAGGCCGCCCGCGTGCCTGGCAGTGCGCCGGGTCCGAAGACCGGCTACCAGCAGCTCTACATCGAACACGTACTGCAAGCGGATGAAGGTTGCGACTTCGATTTCCTGGTCGGGAATCGTGGTTCGGCTGTTCCTCGCCACTCGCACTAATAAAATCCGGAGATACCATGCTACTCGTACAATTCAAGAACGAACAAGGCGCGCGCCAGATCGGCGTGCTGGAACAAGATACCATCCGCGTCATCGATGGCTACAGCACCACCTACGCGCTGGCCCAGGATGCGATTCGCAAGTCGACCGGACTGGCCGCATTGGTCGACAAGTCGGTCGGCAGCGCCACCGCCTCGTTTGAAGCCGTCGCCGCCGCCGGCCGCCTGCTGGCGCCACTGGATCACACCGACGACGCCCACACCTACGTCACCGGCACCGGCCTGACCCACCTGGGCAGCGCCGACACCCGCGACGCCATGCACAAGAAAATCGGCGGCGACGTCGAAAGCCTGAGCGACTCCATGAAGATGTTCCGCATGGGCGTCGAAGGCGGCAAGCCTGCCGCCGGCGAAGCCGGTGTGCAGCCGGAGTGGTTCTACAAGGGCGACGGCTCGATCGTCGCCGCCAGCGGCCAGGACCTGAGCATGCCCGACTTCGCGCTCGACGGCGGCGAAGAGCCGGAAGTGGCCGGCCTGTATGTGATCGGCGACGACGGCCAGCCTTACCGCGTCGGCTACGCCATCGGCAACGAGTTTTCCGACCACGTGACCGAGCGTCAAAACTACCTGTACCTGGCGCACTCCAAGCTGCGCGCCTGCGGCCTGGGCCCGGCGCTGCTGGTTGGCGAGGCGCCGGCCAACATCCAGGGCACGTCGCGCATCTACGATGTGGACGGCAAGGTGCGTTGGGAGAAGGCCTTCTTCAGCGGCGAGCAGAATATGTCGCACACCATCGGCAACCTGGAACACCACCACTTCAAGTACCCGCTGTTCAAACGCGCCGGCGATGTGCATATCCACTTCTTCGGCACCGCCACCCTGAGCGTGGCCGATAACATCGTCGTCAAGCCGGGCGAAACGTTCGAGATCGATTCGCCGCAGTTCGGTCCAGCCTTGCGCAACAAGCTGACCGTGTACAAAACCGAAGTAGCGAAAGTTAAGACCTTATGATCATTACCGGCGATTCGCTGATTGGCGGCCAGGCCGTCAAAGGCACCGGCGCCGCTTTCCGCGCCTACAATCCATCGCTGCAGCAGTCGATGGACCCGGAGTTCACGACAGCCGACGTCAATCAGATCGACCAGGCTTGCCGCCTGGCCGAAGCGGCGTTCGATACCTTCCGCTCGCTGAGCGACGAGAAGCGCGCCGTGTTCCTGGAAACCATCGGCGAACAAATCATGGCCCTGGGCGATGTGCTGGTGGAGCGCGTGATGGCCGAAAGCGGCCTGCCGCGCGCCCGCGTCGAGGGTGAGCGTGGCCGCACCGTCGGCCAGTTGAAATTGTTCGCCAACCTGCTGCGCGAAGGTTCGTGGAACGACGTCCGTATCGACAAGGCGCTGCCCGAGCGCGCGCCGCCGCGTCCCGATATCCGCATGCGCATGATCGGCCTCGGTCCGGTCGCTGTTTTCTCGGCAAGTAACTTCCCGCTGGCGTTCTCCGTCGCCGGTGGCGATACCGCGTCGGCCTTCGCCGCCGGCTGCCCGGTGGTGCTGAAGGCGCACTTCGCCCACCCTGGCACGTCGGAGCTGGTTGGCCGCGCGGTCGTCAAGGCGGTCGAGATCTGTGGCCTGCCTGCCGGCGTGTTCTCGCTGCTGAACGGTGTCGGCAACGACATTGGCCAGCAGGTGGTGCGTCATCCGGCCATCAAGGCGGTTGGCTTCACCGGCTCGCGTGGCGGTGGCGTCGCGCTGATGGCGGTGGCCGCAGCGCGTCCCGTACCGATTCCGGTGTATGCCGAAATGAGCTCGATCAATCCGGTGTTCCTGCTGCCGAAGGCTTTGGCCAGCCGCGCCGAGGAGTTGGCCGCCGGTTTCTCCGCCTCGCTGGTGCTGGGCGTGGGGCAAATGTGCACCAACCCGGGCCTGGTGATCGGTATCGCCGGCCCGGACCTGGACCGCTTCAAGGCCGCCGCATCCAAGGCGCTCGAAGGCGGCGCCGCTTGCGCCATGCTGTCGCCGGGTATCGCCGGCAGCTACAAGCGCGGCATCACGCAACTGGCGGACAACGCCGACGTCAACACGCTGGCGCTGGCGCCGCAGTCGGAAGGCAAGGCCGCTCCGGCGCTGTTCGACACGAGCAGCGCGGCATTCCTGGATCAGCATGTCCTGTCGGAGGAAGTTTTCGGCCCGGCCTCGCTGGTCGTGGCGTGCAAGGATATCGCCGAAATGCGGAAGATCGCCGAAGAGCTGGAAGGCCAGCTGACTGCCACGTTGCTGATGGACGAAGCGGACCTGGACGCCGCAGAGCAGCTGCTGCCGGTGCTGGAACGCAAAGTTGGCCGCATCCTGGCCAATGGCTATCCAACCGGCGTTGAAGTATGCAGCGCCATGGTGCACGGCGGCCCGTATCCATCGACGTCGGATGGCCGCAGCACTTCGGTCGGCACCGGCGCGATCACGCGCTTCCTGCGTCCCGTCTCGTACCAGAACCTGCCGCAGCCGCTGCTGCCGCAAGTCCTGCGCGACGAGGGTGGCGCGCCTTGGCGACGCCTTGAAGGTGAATTGAACCACAAGTGATTGTGGTGGCTGTACCGGCCCCGCCACGGCGGGGCTTTCGTCTATAAAAACAACGGAGACTGTATGACCCAATTGGCTAAATTCGCCAGCCTGCGCGGCAAGCGCGTGTTCATCACCGGCGGCGGCACCGGCATCGGCGAGGCGATGGTGATTTCCTTCGCCGAGCAGGGCGCCAAGGTCGCCTTCGTCGACATCGCCCGCGACGCCAGCCTGGAGCTGGTTCGCCGCGTCAAGGAAGCCGGCTACCCCGAGCCGGAGTTCCGCGTTTGCGATATCACCGACATTCCCGCCTTGCAGTCCACGATGGCGGAAATGGCCGGCATCATCGGCTCCTTCGACATCCTCGTCAACAACGCCGCCAACGACCAGCGCCACGCCACCCAGGAAGTCACCGTCGATTATTGGAACGAGCGTATCGCCATCAACCAGCGTCCGATGTTCTTCACCTGCCAGGCGGTCTTCGAGGGCATGAAGGAAAAGGGCGCGGGCTCGATCATCAACGTCGGTTCGATCTCGTGGCAGGTCAAAAACGCCGGCTATCCAGTGTACGCGACCTCCAAGGCGGCCACCCATGGCCTGACCCGTGGCCTGGCGCGCGAATTCGGCGCCCACGGCATC is part of the Oxalobacteraceae bacterium OTU3CAMAD1 genome and encodes:
- a CDS encoding SDR family oxidoreductase; translation: MTQLAKFASLRGKRVFITGGGTGIGEAMVISFAEQGAKVAFVDIARDASLELVRRVKEAGYPEPEFRVCDITDIPALQSTMAEMAGIIGSFDILVNNAANDQRHATQEVTVDYWNERIAINQRPMFFTCQAVFEGMKEKGAGSIINVGSISWQVKNAGYPVYATSKAATHGLTRGLAREFGAHGIRVNTVTPGWVMTQRQIDLWLDEAGEQDIKRNQCMPTKLMPQHIASMILFLAADDGAMCTAQEFIVDGGWV
- the gguC gene encoding GguC family protein yields the protein MLLVQFKNEQGARQIGVLEQDTIRVIDGYSTTYALAQDAIRKSTGLAALVDKSVGSATASFEAVAAAGRLLAPLDHTDDAHTYVTGTGLTHLGSADTRDAMHKKIGGDVESLSDSMKMFRMGVEGGKPAAGEAGVQPEWFYKGDGSIVAASGQDLSMPDFALDGGEEPEVAGLYVIGDDGQPYRVGYAIGNEFSDHVTERQNYLYLAHSKLRACGLGPALLVGEAPANIQGTSRIYDVDGKVRWEKAFFSGEQNMSHTIGNLEHHHFKYPLFKRAGDVHIHFFGTATLSVADNIVVKPGETFEIDSPQFGPALRNKLTVYKTEVAKVKTL
- a CDS encoding aldehyde dehydrogenase (NADP(+)), with the translated sequence MIITGDSLIGGQAVKGTGAAFRAYNPSLQQSMDPEFTTADVNQIDQACRLAEAAFDTFRSLSDEKRAVFLETIGEQIMALGDVLVERVMAESGLPRARVEGERGRTVGQLKLFANLLREGSWNDVRIDKALPERAPPRPDIRMRMIGLGPVAVFSASNFPLAFSVAGGDTASAFAAGCPVVLKAHFAHPGTSELVGRAVVKAVEICGLPAGVFSLLNGVGNDIGQQVVRHPAIKAVGFTGSRGGGVALMAVAAARPVPIPVYAEMSSINPVFLLPKALASRAEELAAGFSASLVLGVGQMCTNPGLVIGIAGPDLDRFKAAASKALEGGAACAMLSPGIAGSYKRGITQLADNADVNTLALAPQSEGKAAPALFDTSSAAFLDQHVLSEEVFGPASLVVACKDIAEMRKIAEELEGQLTATLLMDEADLDAAEQLLPVLERKVGRILANGYPTGVEVCSAMVHGGPYPSTSDGRSTSVGTGAITRFLRPVSYQNLPQPLLPQVLRDEGGAPWRRLEGELNHK